From Larus michahellis chromosome 8, bLarMic1.1, whole genome shotgun sequence, one genomic window encodes:
- the GPR88 gene encoding G protein-coupled receptor 88, protein MPNASSWSASSPLLLLWEDSSGTRIFLSLLYAVLAISGTLSNVMVIYLVFSFKKLQTTSNAFIVNGCAADLSVCALWMPQEAVLGLLPPNSSSLRSAEYRLLRGGLLGLGLTVSLASHLLVAFNRYVLITKLPSVYQALYQRRHTGCMIGLSWALALLLVPLLPGLWTPGSAQQSPPRQTDGGSRYTALLLALAVLGQTALLLHCYLGIVRRVRGSAKRVSVLNFHLLHQLPFPAAPPPPRRAQRRLSSVSVLLLCCVFLLGTQPLVWVSILGFFLRPAPPALQAASWLLLCSLSALNPLLYTWRSEEFRRAARSVLPRGEGPAAAPRPATAAGPAAAAPPCPQLPRRRGTVGSASAAAVPR, encoded by the coding sequence ATGCCCAACGCCTCTTCCTGGAGTGCTAGCtcgcctctgctgctgctctgggaggaCTCCTCCGGGACCCGCATCTTCCTGTCGCTGCTCTACGCGGTCTTAGCTATCTCAGGGACTTTATCCAATGTGATGGTCATCTACTTAGTCTTCTCCTTCAAGAAGCTGCAGACAACCAGCAATGCCTTCATTGTGAACGGCTGTGCGGCGGACCTCAGCGTGTGCGCCCTGTGGATGCCccaggaggctgtgctggggctgctgcctcccaACTCCTCCTCCCTGCGCTCGGCGGAGTACCGGCTGCTCCGAGGGGGGCTGCTCGGCCTCGGCCTCACCGTCTCCCTGGCCTCTCACCTGCTGGTGGCCTTCAACAGGTACGTGCTCATCACCAAGCTGCCCAGCGTGTACCAGGCCCTCTACCAGCGGAGGCACACGGGCTGCATGATCGGGCTCTCCTGGGCCCTCGCCCTGCTCCTGGTCCCGCTGCTGCCCGGGCTCTGGACGCCGGGCTCTGCCCAGCAGTCGCCCCCGCGGCAGACGGACGGCGGCTCTCGCTACACCGCCCTGCTCCTGGCCCTAGCCGTGCTGGGCCAGACCGCGCTGCTGCTCCACTGCTACCTCGGCATCGTGCGGCGGGTGCGGGGCAGCGCCAAGCGGGTCAGCGTCCTCAACTTCCACCTCCTCCACCAGctgcccttccccgccgccccgccgccgccgcgccgggcccagcGCCGCCTCAGCAGCGTCTCcgtcctcctgctctgctgcgtCTTCCTCCTGGGCACCCAGCCCCTGGTGTGGGTCAGCATTCTGGGCTTCTTCCTgcgcccggcgccgccggcgcTGCAGGCCgccagctggctgctgctctgctccctctcgGCCCTCAACCCCTTGCTCTACACATGGCGCAGCGAGGAGTTCCGTCGGGCGGCACGCTCCGTCCTGCCCCGCGGCgagggccccgccgccgccccgcgcccggccaccgccgccggccccgccgctgccgccccgccctGCCCGCAGCTGCCGCGGCGCCGGGGGACGGTGGGCAGCGCCAGCGCTGCCGCCGTAccgcgctga